A window of Chloracidobacterium sp. N contains these coding sequences:
- the lpxB gene encoding lipid-A-disaccharide synthase, which yields MTHNVLIVAGEASGDAHAAELIHQMHLLAGQNGVAPPRFHGMGGERLAASGVAPLIRMEAVSVIGIVEVVRHLPTIWRTFRELVAGLDRDRPDAAILVDFPDFNLRLARQLRRRQIPVIWYISPQVWAWRSGRVSQLKRLVTDMLVLFPFEVDFYARHGMDVTFVGHPLLDRVPRFSPDEKRFLRERFGLGTDSRVIALLPGSRRSELRHYLTPMLDAAEKLARHDASLRFVIPRAPSLAEDDFTPWLRPARLPVKLIPDAFYETLAVAEAAVVASGTATLETALVGIPMVIVGKVAPLTAMYLRRFAPLPYVGLVNYVMGEVAVPELLQEHVTGENIARRLHDLLHQTAERERLQAVYAAIRARLGETGASARAAQAVWQRLTALPHRAALPFQAQPQPDAHAP from the coding sequence ATGACGCACAACGTTCTGATTGTCGCCGGAGAAGCTTCTGGCGATGCTCACGCGGCGGAACTCATCCACCAGATGCACCTTCTGGCCGGGCAGAACGGCGTGGCTCCGCCACGGTTTCACGGGATGGGCGGCGAACGTCTGGCGGCGTCCGGCGTTGCGCCGCTCATCCGCATGGAAGCCGTCAGCGTCATTGGTATTGTCGAAGTGGTACGTCATCTGCCGACCATCTGGCGCACCTTCCGGGAACTCGTGGCCGGCCTTGACCGCGACCGCCCCGATGCAGCCATTCTGGTTGACTTTCCCGATTTCAACCTGCGTCTGGCGCGTCAACTCAGGCGACGGCAGATTCCGGTCATCTGGTACATCAGCCCGCAGGTCTGGGCCTGGCGCAGCGGACGGGTCTCGCAGCTCAAACGGCTCGTGACGGACATGCTCGTGCTGTTTCCGTTCGAGGTGGACTTCTATGCCCGCCATGGCATGGATGTGACCTTCGTCGGGCATCCGCTGCTCGACCGTGTGCCGCGTTTCTCGCCGGATGAAAAACGCTTCCTTCGGGAACGTTTCGGACTTGGCACCGATAGCCGCGTCATTGCCCTGCTGCCGGGCAGTCGCCGGTCGGAACTGCGCCACTATCTGACCCCAATGCTCGACGCGGCCGAAAAGCTGGCGCGTCATGACGCATCGCTGCGCTTTGTGATTCCACGTGCACCGTCGCTTGCAGAGGACGATTTCACGCCGTGGCTGCGGCCGGCCCGTCTCCCGGTCAAGCTCATCCCGGACGCCTTCTATGAAACGCTCGCCGTGGCGGAGGCGGCCGTTGTCGCTTCGGGCACCGCCACGCTGGAGACGGCACTGGTTGGCATTCCGATGGTCATCGTCGGCAAGGTCGCGCCCTTGACGGCAATGTACCTGCGACGCTTTGCCCCGCTGCCTTACGTCGGACTTGTCAACTATGTGATGGGTGAAGTGGCTGTGCCGGAACTGCTCCAGGAACACGTCACCGGCGAAAACATTGCCCGGCGGCTGCACGACCTGCTGCACCAGACGGCGGAACGGGAACGTTTGCAGGCCGTCTATGCCGCCATTCGGGCGCGACTGGGCGAAACTGGCGCTTCGGCGCGTGCGGCGCAGGCCGTATGGCAGCGTCTGACGGCGCTCCCGCATCGGGCGGCGCTGCCATTTCAGGCGCAGCCGCAACCCGACGCCCACGCCCCCTGA